One window of the Halobacillus litoralis genome contains the following:
- the buk gene encoding butyrate kinase, producing MQTHRILVINPGSTSTKIGVFDDVEVVFEKTIRHNAEEINQYKRIIDQYEFRKQVILNELDQEGINISKLSAVCGRGGLLRPIEGGTYEVNEAMLEDLKNGYNGEHASNLGGIIAHEIARGLNIGAYIVDPVVVDELQELARVSGVPEIPRKSIFHALNQKAVARRAAADLQKSYKDARLIVTHMGGGITVGAHADGRVIDVNNGLHGDGPFSPERAGTVPAGDLVSLCFSGQYYRDEVMKKLVGQGGLMAYLHTNDAREVEQMVENGDRKAKVVFDAMAYQIAKEIGSMSAVLEGRVDAVALTGGLAYGKGFVEEISKRIHWIADVLVYPGENELEALNEGTLRVLNNEEAPKQYPNFAE from the coding sequence TTGCAAACACATCGAATCCTTGTCATCAATCCTGGGTCCACATCAACTAAAATAGGAGTCTTTGATGATGTGGAAGTGGTTTTTGAAAAGACAATCCGGCACAATGCGGAAGAAATCAATCAGTACAAACGAATCATCGATCAATATGAATTCAGAAAACAAGTCATTCTGAATGAACTTGATCAAGAGGGTATAAACATCAGCAAGCTGAGTGCTGTATGTGGACGAGGCGGCCTTCTGCGTCCGATAGAAGGCGGCACTTATGAAGTGAACGAAGCGATGCTTGAAGATTTGAAAAATGGTTACAATGGTGAACATGCTTCCAATCTGGGTGGAATCATCGCACATGAGATTGCCAGAGGATTGAATATCGGAGCTTATATCGTCGACCCGGTCGTCGTAGATGAACTGCAGGAGCTTGCCCGGGTATCAGGTGTTCCTGAAATTCCGCGAAAAAGTATTTTTCATGCACTGAATCAAAAGGCTGTTGCACGCAGAGCTGCTGCTGATTTACAGAAGTCCTACAAAGACGCGCGGTTGATAGTCACTCACATGGGCGGGGGGATTACAGTCGGAGCGCATGCAGATGGACGTGTCATCGATGTGAATAATGGCCTCCATGGTGACGGTCCATTTTCACCGGAACGTGCGGGCACTGTTCCAGCAGGGGATCTTGTATCACTCTGTTTCTCTGGACAATACTATCGTGATGAAGTCATGAAGAAATTGGTCGGTCAGGGCGGGCTCATGGCGTATTTACATACCAATGATGCTCGCGAAGTCGAACAAATGGTGGAAAATGGTGATCGGAAAGCGAAAGTCGTCTTTGATGCGATGGCTTACCAGATTGCCAAAGAAATCGGCAGCATGAGTGCTGTTTTGGAAGGAAGAGTCGATGCTGTGGCATTGACTGGTGGACTGGCTTACGGTAAAGGATTCGTTGAAGAAATTTCTAAGAGGATACATTGGATTGCAGATGTCCTTGTCTACCCGGGTGAAAATGAATTAGAAGCATTGAATGAGGGAACATTGCGTGTGCTGAATAATGAAGAAGCACCGAAACAATATCCTAATTTTGCAGAATAG
- the lpdA gene encoding dihydrolipoyl dehydrogenase encodes MAQEYDLVVLGGGTGGYVAAIRASKLGLKTAIVEERELGGTCLHRGCIPSKALLRSAEVFRQTKEADAFGVSTESPTLNFTKVQERKQSIVDTLHKGVQGLMKKGKVDIYEGFGRILGPSIFSPTAGTISVEMNNGEENEMLIPKNVLVATGSSPKSLPGLEVDGELVMTSDEALYMEELPSSIVIVGGGVIGIEWASMLADFGIEVTVLEYLPHILPTEDEDVSKEMLKQMKNKGVNVVTGAKVMADTLEKGEGVTIQAEVDGETSTFQADRMLVSVGRSANVKNIGLENTDIVVENGVIQTNKFYQTKESHIYAIGDVIGGMQLAHVASHEGMIAVEHMADGSPHPMNPEQVPTCIYSNPEVASVGLTETGAKEKGFEVKVGKFPFKAIGKALVYGETDGFVKIVADKETDDLLGVHMVGPHVTDMISEAGLAKVLDATPWEIAESIHPHPTLAEAIGEAAMAVDGNQIHG; translated from the coding sequence ATGGCACAAGAATACGATTTAGTCGTCCTCGGAGGCGGAACTGGTGGCTATGTAGCTGCTATTCGAGCTTCGAAACTTGGACTTAAAACAGCGATCGTTGAGGAGCGGGAATTAGGCGGGACGTGTCTGCATCGCGGATGCATCCCTTCTAAAGCATTACTCCGGAGTGCGGAGGTTTTCCGACAGACGAAGGAAGCCGATGCGTTTGGAGTGAGCACGGAATCGCCGACATTGAATTTCACTAAAGTGCAAGAACGAAAGCAATCCATCGTGGACACATTACATAAAGGTGTTCAAGGACTGATGAAAAAAGGCAAAGTCGACATTTATGAAGGGTTTGGACGTATTCTGGGTCCATCGATTTTTTCACCTACAGCGGGGACAATCTCTGTTGAAATGAACAATGGTGAAGAAAACGAAATGCTCATTCCTAAAAATGTGCTGGTTGCAACAGGTTCCAGCCCGAAATCACTGCCAGGACTTGAAGTTGACGGCGAATTAGTGATGACTTCTGATGAAGCTCTTTATATGGAGGAACTGCCATCTTCCATTGTTATCGTAGGTGGAGGTGTAATCGGAATCGAATGGGCATCAATGCTTGCTGACTTTGGTATTGAGGTTACCGTCCTTGAATACTTACCGCACATTTTACCGACTGAGGACGAAGATGTCTCTAAGGAAATGTTGAAGCAAATGAAGAATAAAGGTGTGAACGTCGTCACAGGTGCAAAAGTGATGGCTGATACCCTTGAAAAAGGGGAAGGGGTCACTATTCAAGCTGAGGTCGATGGAGAGACTTCGACTTTTCAGGCAGACCGTATGCTTGTGTCTGTGGGGCGCTCTGCGAATGTAAAGAATATCGGTCTTGAAAACACAGATATAGTCGTTGAGAATGGGGTCATCCAGACGAACAAGTTTTACCAGACGAAAGAGAGTCACATTTATGCGATCGGTGATGTCATCGGAGGAATGCAGCTTGCTCATGTCGCTTCACATGAAGGGATGATTGCCGTTGAACATATGGCAGATGGTTCTCCTCACCCGATGAACCCGGAACAAGTGCCGACATGTATTTATTCCAATCCTGAAGTGGCAAGCGTCGGCTTGACAGAGACAGGGGCCAAAGAAAAAGGTTTTGAAGTCAAGGTTGGGAAGTTCCCATTCAAGGCAATCGGCAAAGCACTCGTATACGGCGAGACAGATGGCTTCGTAAAGATTGTCGCTGACAAAGAAACAGACGATTTGTTAGGAGTCCATATGGTCGGTCCTCATGTCACCGATATGATTTCAGAAGCAGGGCTTGCAAAAGTATTGGATGCTACTCCATGGGAAATTGCAGAAAGCATCCACCCGCACCCGACACTTGCAGAGGCGATCGGCGAAGCGGCAATGGCTGTTGATGGTAACCAAATCCACGGTTAA
- a CDS encoding thiamine pyrophosphate-dependent dehydrogenase E1 component subunit alpha yields the protein MAENRHKSLGLSDEQVLDMFRTMLLARRIDERMWLLNRAGKIPFVISCQGQEAAQVGASYALDREKDYALPYYRDMGVVLSFGMTPQDLMLSGFAKSEDPNSGGRQMPGHFGQKKNRIVTGSSPVTTQVPHAVGIALAGKMEKKDFVSLVTLGEGSSNQGDFHEGANFAGVHKLPVIFMVENNKYAISIPVSKQLACEKVSDRAIGYGMPGYTVDGNDPLAVYEAVKAAADRGRDGEGPTLIETVSYRLTPHSSDDDDRTYREREEVDEAKKKDSIVTFANYLREQGILTEEKETAMNDEINQIVNEATDYAEDAAYAEAESALKYVYEE from the coding sequence ATGGCTGAAAATCGCCATAAATCTTTAGGTTTAAGTGATGAACAAGTGTTAGACATGTTTCGCACGATGTTACTAGCAAGGAGAATCGACGAACGGATGTGGCTGTTAAACCGGGCAGGTAAAATTCCATTCGTGATCTCATGTCAAGGACAAGAGGCGGCGCAAGTGGGTGCATCTTATGCCCTCGATCGCGAAAAAGACTACGCACTACCTTATTACAGGGACATGGGTGTCGTTCTTTCTTTCGGTATGACACCACAAGATCTGATGTTGTCCGGGTTTGCAAAATCCGAAGACCCGAACTCTGGTGGTCGTCAAATGCCAGGGCACTTCGGGCAGAAGAAAAACCGTATCGTAACAGGTTCTTCACCTGTTACCACACAAGTTCCGCATGCGGTCGGTATCGCCTTGGCAGGTAAAATGGAGAAAAAAGATTTCGTTTCTCTTGTCACTCTCGGAGAAGGATCTTCTAACCAGGGAGACTTCCATGAAGGTGCAAACTTTGCAGGCGTGCACAAACTTCCGGTCATTTTCATGGTAGAAAACAATAAATATGCGATTTCAATACCTGTATCAAAGCAACTTGCATGTGAAAAAGTATCTGACCGTGCAATCGGGTATGGTATGCCGGGTTATACGGTAGACGGAAATGATCCACTAGCTGTCTATGAAGCAGTCAAAGCAGCAGCTGATCGCGGGCGTGACGGTGAAGGACCGACTTTGATTGAAACCGTTTCTTATCGACTTACACCTCACTCCAGTGACGATGATGATCGTACTTACCGTGAACGTGAAGAAGTCGATGAAGCGAAGAAGAAAGACTCGATCGTTACATTTGCCAACTACTTACGTGAGCAAGGCATCTTGACAGAAGAAAAAGAGACAGCCATGAATGACGAAATTAATCAAATCGTCAATGAAGCGACTGATTATGCAGAGGATGCTGCATATGCGGAAGCTGAATCTGCACTGAAATATGTGTACGAAGAGTAA